From one Luteolibacter sp. SL250 genomic stretch:
- a CDS encoding bifunctional riboflavin kinase/FAD synthetase — MITVNRLEDLPALDAPLHLALGVFDGVHIGHRAVIGRAVDAARRQGGLAGVLTFDPHPIRVIAPAKAPSSLLATLGHKAHIVGGLGAELLIPLRFDQELAAMDAARFLDQLLAAPVRTIAVGEDWRFGKGRHGDVELLQSRAETSGFRLEAVPPVMIEGERVSSTRIRQAIRDGNLSAAATLLGRPYSVCGPIVHGRHLGRTIGFPTANVSTGDAQLPPDGVWAVTTALPDGKVHQGVANLGVRPTVDGTTRALEVHLFDFSEEIYGTELEVTFVEFLRPEKKFADFTALQRQIEADAAAARKIHDRRRSPGA, encoded by the coding sequence ATGATCACCGTCAACCGCCTCGAAGATCTCCCGGCACTGGATGCTCCGCTGCATCTCGCGCTGGGTGTTTTCGACGGCGTGCATATCGGCCACCGGGCGGTGATCGGACGGGCGGTGGATGCCGCACGCCGTCAAGGCGGGCTGGCCGGCGTGCTGACCTTCGACCCCCATCCCATCCGGGTCATCGCCCCGGCCAAGGCCCCTTCCTCACTTCTCGCCACCCTCGGGCACAAGGCCCACATCGTGGGCGGTCTGGGTGCGGAGCTCCTCATCCCCCTGCGGTTCGACCAGGAACTGGCAGCCATGGACGCAGCCCGGTTTCTCGACCAATTGCTCGCGGCGCCGGTCCGCACCATCGCCGTTGGTGAGGATTGGAGATTCGGAAAAGGCCGCCACGGTGACGTTGAACTGCTCCAGTCCCGGGCGGAGACCTCCGGTTTCCGGCTGGAGGCCGTGCCCCCCGTCATGATTGAGGGCGAACGGGTGAGCAGTACCCGCATCCGCCAGGCCATCCGCGATGGGAATCTCTCCGCGGCGGCCACACTCCTCGGCCGCCCGTATTCCGTCTGCGGCCCCATCGTGCACGGCCGGCACCTCGGACGGACGATCGGCTTCCCCACCGCCAATGTCTCGACCGGAGATGCCCAGCTTCCTCCCGATGGAGTCTGGGCCGTCACCACTGCCCTCCCGGATGGGAAAGTCCACCAAGGTGTCGCGAACCTGGGTGTCCGTCCGACCGTGGATGGCACCACCCGCGCTCTGGAAGTCCATCTGTTCGACTTTTCGGAAGAGATTTACGGCACCGAATTGGAGGTCACCTTCGTGGAATTCCTCAGGCCGGAGAAGAAATTCGCCGATTTCACCGCACTTCAGCGGCAGATCGAGGCCGACGCCGCCGCTGCCCGGAAAATTCATGACCGGCGGCGAAGTCCAGGAGCTTGA
- the truB gene encoding tRNA pseudouridine(55) synthase TruB yields the protein MRRNPSDDNGPSGVLLIDKAPDMTSHDVVAIARRALNTKKIGHCGTLDPMATGLLMLVIGRATKIQDLLMSEDKEYEGTMTLGAVTSTQDRQGEVLESKPVPELSDAEIKGAFDSFMGPFDQIPPMVSAIKKDGVPLYKLARKGQVIEREPRPVHVTSYKITRTALPEIDFTVNCSKGFYVRTYAHDIGEKLGCGGHLSALRRTRSGKFTLERAVTVDELKNAPRQELYNALVSLAEISLMRGA from the coding sequence ATGAGAAGAAATCCATCGGATGACAATGGTCCCAGCGGTGTGCTGCTGATCGACAAGGCCCCGGACATGACCTCGCACGATGTCGTGGCGATCGCCCGCCGTGCCCTGAATACAAAGAAGATCGGCCACTGCGGCACCCTCGACCCCATGGCCACCGGCCTGCTGATGCTGGTCATCGGCCGCGCGACGAAGATCCAGGACCTGCTCATGAGCGAAGACAAGGAATACGAGGGTACGATGACACTAGGTGCCGTTACCTCCACCCAGGACCGCCAGGGAGAGGTTCTCGAATCGAAGCCGGTTCCGGAGCTTTCCGACGCCGAGATCAAGGGTGCCTTCGACAGCTTCATGGGCCCGTTCGATCAGATCCCGCCGATGGTGTCCGCCATCAAGAAGGATGGAGTGCCCCTCTACAAGCTCGCCCGCAAGGGCCAGGTCATCGAGCGGGAACCCCGCCCGGTCCACGTCACTTCCTACAAGATCACCCGCACTGCTCTGCCGGAGATCGACTTCACGGTGAACTGCTCGAAGGGCTTCTACGTCCGCACCTACGCCCACGACATCGGCGAAAAACTGGGCTGCGGCGGCCACCTCAGCGCACTGCGCCGCACCCGCTCCGGAAAATTCACGCTTGAGCGGGCCGTCACCGTGGACGAACTGAAGAACGCACCCCGCCAGGAGCTGTACAACGCTCTGGTCTCCCTCGCGGAGATATCGCTCATGCGGGGTGCCTGA
- a CDS encoding bifunctional oligoribonuclease/PAP phosphatase NrnA: MSDPVPNASIEQLGEIFRNHDSFVIMSHVRPDGDAIGSQIGLGFALMAAGKKVRLINEDGLPENLAFLPGSEKIETPPAEPLDVEVAIALDTATKPRLGDNVLHAASKAKVLLNIDHHISNPSYGDLNLIDSHSPATGQIIYNIITALGLPLPAESRDAIYVAVSTDTGSFQYPSTTAATYEMAADLIRRGLDVGTINSKTYDDHPYRRVELMRALLNTLQLSPDGKVASWELKDSTRLELDLRPEDSEGLIDIIRAIRGVRVAAFFEELPDGKIRVSMRSKDKSVDVCKIAMQFGGGGHSLAAGIRMAGPIGEARAKVLAAVEQAI; the protein is encoded by the coding sequence ATGAGCGACCCAGTTCCCAACGCGTCCATCGAGCAACTCGGCGAAATTTTCCGCAACCATGATTCCTTTGTGATCATGAGCCATGTCCGTCCCGATGGGGATGCCATCGGCTCACAGATCGGCCTCGGTTTCGCGTTGATGGCCGCCGGGAAAAAAGTCCGCCTCATCAACGAGGATGGCCTGCCGGAGAATCTGGCCTTTCTGCCCGGCTCCGAAAAGATCGAAACCCCACCCGCGGAACCGCTCGATGTGGAGGTTGCCATCGCGCTGGACACAGCCACCAAGCCGCGTCTTGGGGACAACGTGCTGCACGCCGCCTCGAAAGCAAAGGTCCTGCTCAACATCGACCACCACATTTCAAACCCTTCCTACGGTGATCTGAACCTGATCGACTCCCACAGTCCGGCCACCGGCCAGATCATCTACAACATCATCACCGCGCTCGGCCTGCCTCTTCCCGCGGAGTCCCGCGACGCCATCTACGTCGCCGTCTCCACGGACACCGGCTCCTTCCAGTATCCCTCCACCACCGCAGCCACCTATGAAATGGCGGCGGACCTGATCCGGCGCGGACTGGACGTGGGGACGATCAACTCGAAGACCTACGATGACCATCCCTACCGCCGCGTGGAGCTCATGCGGGCGCTGCTCAACACGCTCCAGCTCTCGCCGGATGGAAAGGTTGCCAGTTGGGAACTGAAGGACAGCACCCGGCTGGAGCTGGACCTGCGCCCGGAGGACAGCGAGGGACTCATCGACATCATCCGCGCGATCCGCGGAGTGCGTGTGGCGGCTTTCTTCGAAGAGCTGCCGGACGGAAAGATCCGGGTCTCCATGCGGTCGAAGGACAAGAGCGTGGACGTCTGCAAAATCGCCATGCAGTTCGGTGGCGGCGGGCATTCCCTCGCCGCCGGCATCCGGATGGCGGGCCCCATCGGGGAAGCGCGGGCCAAGGTGCTCGCCGCGGTGGAGCAGGCCATCTGA